Below is a genomic region from Pseudomonas sp. JQ170C.
GCGCGTCGCCCAGCACCTTGTTCAGGCGGCTGCCTTGCTTCTGGCCGAGGGTGGCCTCAACGTCATCGGGGCGAATCCAGGTGCCGGCATTGACCAGACCGACGTTGCGGCCGGAACCGCCGTGGCCGATGGTCCAGGCCTCCAGCAGGATGACCGACTTGCCCGCTTCGAGCAGGTGAATCGCGGCGCTAAGGCCGGTGATGCCGCCGCCGATGATGCAGACGTCGGCCTTGAGTTCGGTGGCCAGCTTGTCGACCGGCGCAGCGAGCCTGGTGACGTGTTCCCACAGACATTGTTGACGCAGCTCTGGCATGGCTGGCTTCCTTCATTGTTCTTGTTGATCGCGGGGCAAGCCCGCTCCTACAACAACTCCGTAGGAGCGGGCTTGCCCCGCGATGAAGCGTGCGCGGTGATCAGTCGAACACAATCCCCTGCGCCAGCGGCAGCTCACGGGAGTAGTTGACCGTGTTGGTCTGCCGACGCATGTAGGCCTTCCAGGAATCGGAGCCCGACTCACGACCGCCACCGGTTTCTTTCTCGCCGCCAAAGGCGCCGCCGATCTCTGCACCGCTGGTGCCGATATTGACGTTGGCGATACCACAGTCGCTGCCCGAGGCACTCTGGAAGCGCTCGGCTTCACGCAGGTCAGTGGTGAAGATGCACGACGACAGGCCTTGTGGCACTTCGTTGTTCAGGCGCAGGGCCTCTTCAAAGTCGTCATAGGCCAGCACGTAGAGAATCGGTGCGAAGGTTTCGTGACGCACCACCGCGCTCTGCGCTGGCATCTCTGCAATGGCCGGGGATACGTAGTAGGCATTCGGGTACTGCTCCTGCAGTTGGCGCTCGCCGCCGAACACCTGGCCGCCTTCGTCGCGGGCACGGGCCAGGGCATCCTGCATGGCGTTGAACGACAGCTTGTCGATCAGTGGGCCAACCAGGTTGTCTTTACGTGGATCGCCAATGCGCACCTTGGCGTAGGCGGCTTTGACCTTCGCTACCACTTCGTCCTTGATCGAGCGGTGCACGATCAGGCGACGCAGGGTGGTGCAACGCTGGCCGGCGGTACCGACGGCACTGAACAGGATGCCGCGCACGGCCAGGTCCAGGTCGGCACTCGGGGCCAGGATCATGGCGTTGTTGCCACCCAGCTCGAGGATGCTGCGGCCAAAGCGGGCAGCCACACGCGGGCCGACTTCGCGTCCCATACGGGTGCTGCCGGTGGCGCTCACCAGCGGTACGCGCGGGTCA
It encodes:
- the amaB gene encoding L-piperidine-6-carboxylate dehydrogenase yields the protein MVDGLLDRLGVPATAYTHGNHPVHTPIDGSAIASVHLESKAQVVAKIDKAEQAFQAWRNVPAPRRGELIRLFGEVLRQYKADLGELVSIEAGKITQEGLGEVQEMIDICDFAVGLSRQLYGLTIASERPGHHMRETWHPLGVVGVISAFNFPVAVWAWNTTLALVCGNAVVWKPSEKTPLTALACQALFEKALKAFGDAPEGLSQLVIGDRDAGEALVDDPRVPLVSATGSTRMGREVGPRVAARFGRSILELGGNNAMILAPSADLDLAVRGILFSAVGTAGQRCTTLRRLIVHRSIKDEVVAKVKAAYAKVRIGDPRKDNLVGPLIDKLSFNAMQDALARARDEGGQVFGGERQLQEQYPNAYYVSPAIAEMPAQSAVVRHETFAPILYVLAYDDFEEALRLNNEVPQGLSSCIFTTDLREAERFQSASGSDCGIANVNIGTSGAEIGGAFGGEKETGGGRESGSDSWKAYMRRQTNTVNYSRELPLAQGIVFD